The genomic DNA CGTCACCATGGCGGCCGACGACGACACCGGCGGCGGACTCCGGGCCACCGGCTGGGTCCTCGGCGCCCTGACCGCCGCCGGCTGGGTCGCCGTCGTGGCCCTGGTGTGCCGCTCGGGCCGTACGGAGGCGGAGCCGGACATGGGCGAGGACCGCCGCGCCGTACGGGCCCTGCCCCTCGCCGCGCTCGCGCTGCTGGCGGCCGTACTCGTGCACACCGCCTGGTCCCGGCCCGACTGGGTCTCCACCGGACGGCTGCCCGGCACCTCGGTCTTCGGCGGCCTCGCCGTGGCGCAGGGCGTGCTCGCCGCCGGGCTCGCGGTCACCGGTTGGGTGCTCCAGCGCCGCGCCACCGGCGAGCCGCCCGCGCTGCGCGGCCTCGGCGGCGCCTGCGTGGCGCTGCTGGCCAGCGCGGTGGCCGGGGTCTTCTCGGGCGGCGTCGCCCAGCGTGTCGCCGACTGGCTGGACCGCGGCGCCACCCCCGGCGAGAACGGCCCGCTCGCGGGCCCGCCCGTGGTGCTCTCCTGGCAGGCCACGGCGATACCGCTGATCGCCCTGCTCGTGCTGCTGCTGGCGCTGGCCGGCGGCTGGCGGATGTGGGTGCTGCGCCGCCGGATCGCCACCGAGGTCGCCGGGCTCTACCCCACCGAACACCGCTACACCGAGGACAACGACCCGCGCACCGGCCGCATCGCGGGCGCCATCGCCCGCGCCCGGCTCACCGACGACGCGCCGCCCGCGCTCGGCGCCGCCGCGCTCGCCACCCTGGTCCTCGGCGCGGGCGCCGTCCTCGGCGCCTGGCTCACCGACGAGGTTCCAGGCAAGGCCGCCCACGGCGCCCCGGGACCGCTGCCGGGGCTGGCCCAGACCGGGCAGGCGCTCGGCTCCTGGATGATGGGCGCCGGGGTCATCCTGCTGCTGGCCATGGGCCGGCAGGCGTACCGGGATCCCAAGTCGCGCCGTACGGTCGGGATCCTCTGGGACGTCGGCACCTTCTGGCCGCGCGCCGCCCACCCCTTCGCGCCCCCCTGCTACGCCGAGCGCGCCGTGCCCGACCTCGCCTGGCGGACCAGCACCTGGACCACCCGCACCGGCGGCTGCCTCGTCATCTCCGGGCACTCCCAGGGCAGCGTGCTCGCCGCCGCCGCGGTCTGGCAGCTCGATCCGGACATCCGCGGCCGGGTCGCGCTGCTGACGTACGGGTCACCGCTGCGCCGGCTCTACGGGCGCTGGTTCCCGGCGTACTTCGGCGACCGGGCGCTGGCGGAACTCGACGACCAGACGCACGCCTGGCGCAACCTGTGGCGGCTGACCGACCCCATCGGCGGCCCGGTGCGGCCCACGCCGCCGGACGGGCGGCCCAGCGACGTCGACCGCAAGCCGCTCAAGGACCCGCTCGCCTTCGAGCGCACGCCCGAACACCCGCTGCCCGCCGCGATCAACGCGCACTCCGGCTACCAGGCCGACCCGGCCTTCGCCGTCGAACGCGCCGAGCTGATCGCCCGCATCTCCGTCGCCCCCGCCGCACCCGCGGAGGAGTGGCCGCGGCAGGTGCCGCGGCCCGCGGGGGAGCCGGCCGCGGAGACCGCGGACGGCGCGGTGGCTCAGGGCAGAACCGGGATGTCGTCCGCGTAGAGGAGCGTCAGCTCGTCGGTCGTGGGGTCAGGAAGCCGGGCCACGCGGCCGGCGTGCCGCTCCACCATCGCCTCGAACGTCTGCCGGGCGGTACGGCCGTTGCCGAAGCCGGCGCCCTTGGGGATCACGGTGAAGTACTTCAGCAGCGCCTCGTCCGTACCGTCACCGAGGCGGTACTCGTGCTCCTCGGCCTGCTGCGTGACTATCCGCAGCAGTTCCTCCGCGGTGTAGTCGCCGAAGGTGATGGTGCGCGAGAAGCGCGAGGCCACCCCGGGGTTGACGGCGAGGAACCGCTCCATCTCCGTGGTGTAGCCGGCGGCGATCACCACGACCGACTCGCGGTGGTCCTCCATCAGCTTCACGAGCGTGTCGATGGCCTCGCGGCCGAAGTCGCGGCCGGAGTCCTCGGGCGCCAGCGCGTACGCCTCGTCGATGAACAGCACGCCGCCGTGGGCGCGTTCGAACGCCTGCTGGGTGCGGATGGCCGTCGAGCCGATGTGCTCGCCGACCAGGTCGACCCGGGAGACCTCCACCAGGTGCCCGCGCTCCAGCACGCCCAGCGACGACAGGATCTCGCCGTACATCCGCGCCACGGTCGTCTTGCCGGTGCCGGGGGAGCCGGTGAAGACCAGGTGGCGGCGGACCGAGGCGGCCTTGAGACCCGCCTGCCGGCGCCGCCGGCCGACCTCGATCATGTCGGTCAGCGCCCGCACCTCGCGCTTGACGTTCTCCAGCCCGACCAGCGCGTCCAGCTCGGCCAGCACCTCCCGGGCGGGCCGGGCCGCGGGCGCCGCCTCGGCGGCCGGGCGTACGGCACCCGCCGCGCCCGCCTGCTGCGGCGCGAACGCGCCCAGCAGGCCGTCCGGTGCCGGCTCGGTGCGGGCGGCGGGCACGGTGGGGCGGGCGCTCGCCATCTCCGCGCTCTCGTCGCTCGTGCAGTCCTCCACCACGGGACCGCCGCCGGAGCCCTCGGGGGCGGACGGGCCCGCGTCCGCGAACTCGTAGCCGCCGCGCGCGCAGCGCTCCGTACGGCAGCGGGTCAGGGTCGAACGGCAGCCGTCGATGACGTGGAAGCCGTACCCGAGACTGCCGGTGACGCGGCAGCCGGTGAACGAGCCGCGCCCCGCCGCCGAGACGAACACCCCGGCCTCCGTGGGCGAGGTGATCGTGCAGCCCTCCACCGCCGGGTCCGCGCCCTTGGTGATGATGATCCCCGACGCGACCGAGTCGACCGTGGTGTCCCGCACCGTGCCGCCGCTGCCGTGGTCGCGGAACCAGGCGCCGGTCGCCGCGTCCCGGATCCGGCACTGCTCCAGCGCGACCGTGGCGCCGTCGCTCACGGACACCGCCGTGCCGCGGATCTGCGCGAGGTCGGTGTCGGTCGCCTCGACCGCCGAGCCGCGGTCGAGGACGACGAGCGCGTCGGGCACGTCGTGCACCCGGCAGGACGTGAACGACGCGGCGGCGCCGTCGCTCACCCACACCGCGGGGTAGTCGCCGGTGCCGTCGTGGACCTCGCACTGCTCCGCCTCGGCGCGCGTGCCCGCGTCCCACACCGAAAGGCCGTTGCGCCCGAACCGGCGCACGGTGACCCGCGCCAGCCTCGCCTGCGCGCGCGAGCGCAGGTCCACGGCGTTCTCCGGGACGTCGTGGACCTCGCAGTCGGTGAGCTTGACGACGGCCTCGGTGTCGAGCGAGATGCCGTCCCCCGAGGTGCGGTGCACCGTGCAGTCCGTCAGCTCCCCGGAGGCGCGGGACGTCAACTGCACGCCGGCGCCCTTGATCTCGTAGACCTCGCAGCCCACCGCCTCGACCGTGCTGCCCTCGCCGGTGAGCAGCAGCCCGGCGCCGCCCGCGTGGTGGATGCGGCACTGCGACAGGTGCGCGCTCGAACCGCCGCGCACCGCGACGCCGCTGCGCCCGGCGGCCAGCACCTCGCAGCCCTCCAGCACGCCGCCGGACCCGTCGGCGAACGTGACCCCCGTACCTGCCGGGTTGTCGACGGCGCAGCGGCGGACCGTGGGCCGGGCGTCGCCACGGACCTCTATGCCCGCGGCGGAGCGGGTGACGACCCGCAGCCCGGTCAGCTCCGGCCGGCCCGACTCGACGAGCACCGCCGGGACCGCCGCGTCCTCCCCCTCGACGTGCAGCCCCTCGACCACCGCGGACGCCCGGACGGTCAGCGCCACGCCGTCGGCCGGCGCGATGCGGACGGAGCCGACCGCGCCGCCCGGGCCGCGCAGCGTCACCGCCCGCTCCAGCACGACGTTTTCCCGGTATGTGCCCGGGGCCAGCGACAGCACGTCGCCGTCGCCCGCGGCTTCCAGGGCCGCCGCGAGCGACCCGTACTCCCCGGTGCGCCGGCGCCATCGACCGGTCCTGACGGAGCCGGTGTGCGTGACCTGGACGGAGCCCTGTGCCATGTCCTGCTCTGCCCCCACCTCGTGCGTCGGCTTGGCTGAGGCACCACCGTAGCGCGCGCGGCGAGGTCGGCCGGCCACTGTTCAGGGCCGGCCGGTGCTCAGTAGCGCTGTCCGTCCTGGTAGTACGGCCTGGCGTACTGATCCGCGTACGTCTGCGGGGACGCCGGCCGGGCGGGCTGGGCCGGCTGCGGCGGCGCGGGCCGCGGGGCGACGGGGCGCATCGCCTCGTACCCGGGTGGCGCCGACTGCTGCTGCGGGCGCGGCTGTTGCGGCTGGGGGCGCTGCTGCTCGTACCCCTGGTCCCAGCGGGCCGGCTGCGCGGCCTGCTGCGGTATGAACGGCTGCGGCGGTGCCGGCTGGGGGGCGGGCTGGTGGCCGTACACCGTCGGCTGCGGGGTGTGCGCGATGTGCGTCCCGTGCGGTTGGTGGGGGTGCGGCGCGGGAGCGGGGGCCGGCGCCGGGGCGGGCGGCAGGGCGGCGCGGGGCGCGGGCAGGGCCGGCAGGTGGGGGCCGGAGTCGTACGAAGGGACCCGGATCGGGGCGATCTGGGGGGTACCCCGCTCTTCGACCAGACTGTCGTAGATCGGGGTGTCGGGGAAAGCAGGCGCGGCATAGTAGCCACTGCCGTACGGGCGGGGGGAGGTCATACCCCATAAGTTAAGCCCACGATGTGGTCGTTGGGGAGACCGATAAGAGGGTTGTTTTGCGGGTTCCAAGTGACCGACCCTTATCAATGCGTGTCAACACGGGTAAATCAGGCTTCTCGATGTGTTCAGATTCTGTAAAGAGCAGGTGGACGGGGGGAGTTGAGCTACTCGTGCGTACGTACGCGTGCGTTCACGCGTACGTACGCCCCTTCCAGGCGGCGCCCTTGCCGCGGTGGTGCCGTACGGCCGAATCGACCGTCATGAGCAGATACAGCCCGGCCGTGAACGGCAGCAGCGCGGCGGCCCACGGCGGCTGTCCGTAATACCGCAGCACGGGCAGGTACGTCCCCGCCATCACGGCCCACGCGAGCGCCCCCGCGACGGCGACCCCGGGCGCGCCGCCCAGCAGCCCGGCGGCCACCGCCAGCGGCGGCACGAGGTACACCAGCGCGAGCCCGCCCACGGCGGCGGCCAGCAGCAGCGGACTGTGCCGCAGTTGGGCGTACGCGCTGCGCGAGACCATCCCCCACAGCTCGGCGAGACGCGGGTACGGCCGCACGCTGTCGACCCGCTCGGCGAGCCCCAGCCAGATCCGGCCACCGGTGCGCTTGACCTCCCGCGCCACGGACACGTCGTCGATGAGCGCACCGCGCACCGCCTCGGGGATCCTCGCCCGGCGGGCGGCATCGGCCTTGAGCAGCACGCAGCCGCCGGCCGCGGCGGCGGTCCTGCCGCCGGCGCGGTTGACCCAGCGGAACGGGTAGAGCTGGGCGAAGAAGTACACGAACGCCGGCACGACCAGCCGCTCCCAGCCGGTGGCGGTACGCAGCCGGGCCATCTGCGACACGAGGTCGTACCCGCCGGCCTCGGCGGCGGCGACCAACTCCCGCAGGCTCTCGGGCCGGTGGGCGATGTCAGCGTCGGTGAGCAGCAGATACTCGGCGTCGGCCCGGTACGCCTGCTCGATCCCGTGCCGCAGCGCCCAGAGCTTCCCGGTCCACCCCTCGGGAGGCTCACCGGGGGAGGAGACGGTGAGCGGAAGGGCGCGGTCCCCGGCGTTCTCTGCGAGGGTGCGGGCGGTCTCGGCGGTGCCGTCGGTGCTGCCGTCGTCGACGAGGAACACCCGGGCCTCACCCGGATACGCCTGCGCCAGCAGGGACGGCAGGCTGTCGGGCAGCACGGCGGCCTCGTCCCGCGCGGGCACGACGACCGCCACGGAGGGCCACTGCGCGGGCGGCGGCCGCAGCGGCAACCGCACGTCGGTCCGCCAGAAGAGCCCCTGCCCGAGCAGCAACCAGCCCCAGGCACCAAGCGAAAACACGGCGATCCACGCCAGAAGAGTCACCCCCCAAGTCTCCCGCGCCACCCGTCGCCGGGCGAGCACCACGGGGCGGGTCGCGACGGACATCGGCGCGGGAGCGGCGCGGCGGCGGGGGACGAAGGCACGCGGCGGTGCGGCCCCGGCCCGGTCTGAGAACCCGCTCCGACGCGTGCCCCGCGGCCGCCGAGCGCATGTCTCACTGCGCGGGCCCCGTGCTGATGGTGAGGGCTCGGTACGGCGCGCGGCCCGCGCCCCCCGGGCCGCCCCGCCCCCGCGCCTACTCGGGGTGTCCCGCGCGGGAACATTGCGAGCGGCGGCCGTGGTCCGCCAGCGCCAGAGCGGCGTGCCGTTCCGTGCGGCGCTCTCGCCGCAGGCGCTTCGCGCTGCGGCCGCGGCGTACCCGCCCGCGCGCCCCCGCTCGTCGCGGCCCGCACCACCGCCGTCCCCATGTCCTGCGTGGGTTGCCCGCCGTCGGCACCGTGGCCGCGCGACATCCACCAGCGGCTACCACCGGCGGCCGACCCTCATGCCGGTCCCTGCACGCGGCCACCCGCCGCCCTCCCGGACCCCCTGGTCCCGCGCGGCTGCCGCGGCGGGTCGTGCCACCCCCGGGTCCGCTGCGTCCCCGGCCTGTGCCGGGTCGGCGACCTGCCGGTGGTCACGGATCGGCCGGCTCCGCCCGCCCTGCCGGAGGCACTACAGTGACCGGCGTGAAGATCGCGCTTGTGGATTCCGGGCTCGGGCTTCTGCCCGCCGCCGTCGCCGTGCGGCGGTTGCGGCCCGACGTCGAGCTCGTGCTGTCCTCCGACCCCGACGGCATGCCCTGGGGGCCCCGCGAGCCCGGGGATCTGGGGGAGCGGGTGCTCGCGTGTGCGCGGGCCGCCGTCGCGTACGGGCCCGACGCGCTCGTCGTCGCCTGCAACACCGCCTCCGTACACGCCCTGCCCGCGCTCCGCGCCGAGCTGGAGCCCGCGCTGCCCGTCGTCGGCACCGTGCCCGCCGTGAAGCCCGCCGCCGCCGGCGGCGGTCCGCTCGCCGTCTGGGCGACGCCCGCCACCACCGGAAGCGACTACCAGCGCCGGCTGATCCGTGACTTCGCCGGCGGCGTCGCCGCCACCGAGGTGCCCTGCCCCGGCCTCGCCGACGCCGTCGAGCACGGCGACGAGGCCGCCGTCGACGCCGCCATCGCCGCGGCCGCAGCCCGCACCCCCCGCGACGTCACCGCCGTCGTCCTCGGCTGCACCCACTATGAGCTCGTCGGCGAACGCATCCGCGCCGCCGTCCGGCAGCCCGCCGCACCGGCCCCCGCGCTGTACGGCTCCGCCGGCGCCGTCGCCGGGCAGGTGCTGCGCCGTCTCGGCGCCGCCCCCGACCCCGCCGCGGCGCCCTCCGGCGACCTCACCGTCCTCCTCTCCGGCCGCCCCGGCGCCCTGCCGCCCGCCGCCCTCGGGTACGCGGAGGGGCGGCTGCTGGCCGGTGCCCCGGCCCGCTCCGGGGCCGTACCCGGATAGCCGCCGGCCGCACTGCTTCCGCCGCCCGGCTGGCGTACCCTCGGTGTCATGAAGGACGACCGCCCCCGTGTGTGGACCGGGCGGGCCACGAGCCGTGTGCAGTGGCTTCTCGCCCTGATCGGCGCTGCCTGTATGGCCCTCGGCATCGAGCTGGCCGTCGCCGCGCCCTGGACCGGCGGGCTCGCCCCGCTGGTCATGTCCGTCGTCGGCTGCATCGCCGCGGGACTGCTCGTCCTGGCCGGCACCCTCGCCTTCGTGCACGTGGCGGTCAGCGTCGACGACCACGCCCTGGAGATCCGCTGCGGCCACTTCGGGCTGCCGCGGCGCCGCATTCCGCTGACCGAGGTGCTCGCCGCCGACTTCGAGCCCCGCGTCACGCCCCGCCACTGGGGCGGCTGGGGCTATCGCTGGCGCCCCGGCAAGGGCACCGCCGTGGTCGTGCGCCGCGGCGAGGGCCTGGTGCTGCGGCTCGCGAACGACCACGACTTCACGATCACCGTCGACAACGCGGAAGAGGCCGTACGCGCCATCCGCGACCGCCTGCGCCACCCCCTCACCGGCGGCCCCGCCGAGGCGTAGTCCGCCGGTCACACAGCGTTTCCCGGCCGCCCCCCGGCCCCGTTTACGCTTGCGGCCATGGCGACACCCGACTTCATCCGCGAGCTGCGCGCGACCGCCGGCCAGCAACTGCTCTTCCTCCCCGGCATCAGCGCCGTCGTCGTCGACGACGGCCGGGTGCTGCTCCACCGGCGCGCCGACACGGGCCGCTGGTCGATCGTCGGCGGCATCCCTGAGCCGGGCGAGCAGCCGGCGCAGACGGCGGTCCGCGAGGTGCGCGAGGAGACGGGCGTCGTGTGCACGGTGGAGCGGGTCGTGGGGGTGGAGGGGCTGGACCCGATCCAGTACCCGAACGGGGACAAGTGCCAGTTCATGGACATCACGCTGCGCTGCCGCGCGACGGGCGGCGAGGCCCGGGTGAACGACGACGAGGGACTGGAGGTCGGCTGGTTCGACCCGGACACGCTGCCGCCGGACCTGGAGGACTTCGCCCGCCACCGGATCCGGCTGGCGCTCGCGGACGGCCCGACGTGGTTCGCGGAGGCGGCGGCGACACCAGGCGCGTAGCACGCGGCCCACGCCCCCTCAGCCGCCCTGTCAGCCCCCGGCACGCCTGTCGGCCCTCGCGCCCCCGTCAGCGGCTATGTCAGCCCCCCGCGCCGCCCGTCACCGCCGTCAGCTCCGCGAGCAGTTCCGCGCCGCCCCAGTGGCGCCGCTCGCCCGACTTGCTGGCCTCCGCCTCCAGGACCAGCTCCGCCAGCCGCGCGTTCGCCGGCGCCCGCAGGCCGTGGCGCGCCGCCAGCACCGTCACCTCGCCCTGCAGCGTGTCTATCTCCGTGGGGCGCCCCCGCTGGAGGTCGTCCCACATCGACGACCGGGCCTGCTCGTCCACGCGCAGCGTCGCCGCCGCCAGCCGGCGGAAGAGCCAGTCGGGCAGGCGCAGCACCAGCGGCATGAGGCCGGGCGGCACGGGGCTCAGGCGGGCGGGGGCCAGGTTCGCCGCGCGGAAGGCGGCCAGCGCCTCGCGCTGGCAGAGTGCCAGGCAGGCGCGGTACGCGCGCTGCCCCAACTGCTCCCGCAGCGGCAGCCCGGACAGCGCGTTGATCGCGTTGTTGAGGTTCATCAGCAGCTTCGCGTGCTGTACGTCGGGCATGTCGTCGCGCTGCTCGATCTCCAGCCCCGCCTGCGCCATCGCCACCACCAGCGGCGCCGAGCGCTCGCCCCCGTCGACCATCAGCACCCCCGCGGTGCCCTGGTGGAACACGCCGGGGGCGGCCTGCACCACGTTGTACGGGACCATGCCCGTGACCACCGCCCGCCCCGGCAGCCCCTGGCTCAGCACCGCCGGGTTGCGCAGCCCGTTCTGGAAGCTGACGAGCGTCGCGCCGGGGGCCAGGTGCCCGGCCAGTTCGCGGGCGGCCTGCGCGGTGGCCGCGGACTTCACGGTGACCAGTACATAGTCCGCCCCTGCGGCGGCCTGCGGCCCGGTCGCCAGGCGTATCTCGGCCGGTGTGACGCGGCGGTCCGCCCGCCCGCCGCCGGTCAGCAGCAGGCCGCGGGAGCGCAGTACGTCCATCGCCGCCGGCCGGCCGACTAAGGTCACGTCGGCCACCTCCGCCAGCATGCCGCCGAGATGGCAGCCGATGCTGCCCGCGCCGAACACGGCTATCTTCACGGTCCCGCCCCTTCGTCCCCGGCGGCGCCTCCGTGCGCACGCCGACTCCCGCGGCGCACGCCTGCGCCGCCCGTACCCCCGACTGCCTTCCCCGCCGCGAGCGCTCCCATCCGGACCACCGCCGACGGGATCCCCCCGGCACACGCCCGCCCCGGCCGCCCCACGGGCCGCCGCGGGCCCGCTCAGACCTTGCGGTACCCGTACGCCTCCTGCGCCGCCGCCTCCACCGCGTCCAGGTCCGCCCCCGTCGACGCCGTGACCACCGCCGCCACCGCGCCCTCCACGAACGGCGCGTCCAGCAGTCGCGCCCTCGCCGGCAACTCCTCGTCCTCCACCAGCGACTTCACCGTCAGCACCGCGCTGCCCAGGTCCACCAGCAGCCCGACGCCCGCGCCCCGGTCCGCCGCGCGCGCCGCCGCCGCGATGCGGTCCGCGTCCGTGCCGAAGCCGCCGTCCGCCGTGCCGCCCGCGTGCTCGACGGCCACCGTGTCCACGCCCGCCAGCGCCACCGCCATCCCGGCCACCGACTCGGCGACCGCGGCGCTGTGCGAGACCAGCACGAGGCCGACCAGCGGCCCCTCAGTCACCGGACACCGCCTCCGCCGTGTCGGCCAGCGCGCCGACCAGCAGCGCGGACGACGTCGCGCCCGGGTCCTGGTGGCCGATGCTGCGCTC from Streptomyces sp. CMB-StM0423 includes the following:
- a CDS encoding right-handed parallel beta-helix repeat-containing protein, with the protein product MAQGSVQVTHTGSVRTGRWRRRTGEYGSLAAALEAAGDGDVLSLAPGTYRENVVLERAVTLRGPGGAVGSVRIAPADGVALTVRASAVVEGLHVEGEDAAVPAVLVESGRPELTGLRVVTRSAAGIEVRGDARPTVRRCAVDNPAGTGVTFADGSGGVLEGCEVLAAGRSGVAVRGGSSAHLSQCRIHHAGGAGLLLTGEGSTVEAVGCEVYEIKGAGVQLTSRASGELTDCTVHRTSGDGISLDTEAVVKLTDCEVHDVPENAVDLRSRAQARLARVTVRRFGRNGLSVWDAGTRAEAEQCEVHDGTGDYPAVWVSDGAAASFTSCRVHDVPDALVVLDRGSAVEATDTDLAQIRGTAVSVSDGATVALEQCRIRDAATGAWFRDHGSGGTVRDTTVDSVASGIIITKGADPAVEGCTITSPTEAGVFVSAAGRGSFTGCRVTGSLGYGFHVIDGCRSTLTRCRTERCARGGYEFADAGPSAPEGSGGGPVVEDCTSDESAEMASARPTVPAARTEPAPDGLLGAFAPQQAGAAGAVRPAAEAAPAARPAREVLAELDALVGLENVKREVRALTDMIEVGRRRRQAGLKAASVRRHLVFTGSPGTGKTTVARMYGEILSSLGVLERGHLVEVSRVDLVGEHIGSTAIRTQQAFERAHGGVLFIDEAYALAPEDSGRDFGREAIDTLVKLMEDHRESVVVIAAGYTTEMERFLAVNPGVASRFSRTITFGDYTAEELLRIVTQQAEEHEYRLGDGTDEALLKYFTVIPKGAGFGNGRTARQTFEAMVERHAGRVARLPDPTTDELTLLYADDIPVLP
- a CDS encoding DUF6643 family protein, with the translated sequence MTSPRPYGSGYYAAPAFPDTPIYDSLVEERGTPQIAPIRVPSYDSGPHLPALPAPRAALPPAPAPAPAPAPHPHQPHGTHIAHTPQPTVYGHQPAPQPAPPQPFIPQQAAQPARWDQGYEQQRPQPQQPRPQQQSAPPGYEAMRPVAPRPAPPQPAQPARPASPQTYADQYARPYYQDGQRY
- a CDS encoding glycosyltransferase, encoding MTLLAWIAVFSLGAWGWLLLGQGLFWRTDVRLPLRPPPAQWPSVAVVVPARDEAAVLPDSLPSLLAQAYPGEARVFLVDDGSTDGTAETARTLAENAGDRALPLTVSSPGEPPEGWTGKLWALRHGIEQAYRADAEYLLLTDADIAHRPESLRELVAAAEAGGYDLVSQMARLRTATGWERLVVPAFVYFFAQLYPFRWVNRAGGRTAAAAGGCVLLKADAARRARIPEAVRGALIDDVSVAREVKRTGGRIWLGLAERVDSVRPYPRLAELWGMVSRSAYAQLRHSPLLLAAAVGGLALVYLVPPLAVAAGLLGGAPGVAVAGALAWAVMAGTYLPVLRYYGQPPWAAALLPFTAGLYLLMTVDSAVRHHRGKGAAWKGRTYA
- a CDS encoding glutamate racemase; its protein translation is MTGVKIALVDSGLGLLPAAVAVRRLRPDVELVLSSDPDGMPWGPREPGDLGERVLACARAAVAYGPDALVVACNTASVHALPALRAELEPALPVVGTVPAVKPAAAGGGPLAVWATPATTGSDYQRRLIRDFAGGVAATEVPCPGLADAVEHGDEAAVDAAIAAAAARTPRDVTAVVLGCTHYELVGERIRAAVRQPAAPAPALYGSAGAVAGQVLRRLGAAPDPAAAPSGDLTVLLSGRPGALPPAALGYAEGRLLAGAPARSGAVPG
- a CDS encoding NUDIX hydrolase, encoding MATPDFIRELRATAGQQLLFLPGISAVVVDDGRVLLHRRADTGRWSIVGGIPEPGEQPAQTAVREVREETGVVCTVERVVGVEGLDPIQYPNGDKCQFMDITLRCRATGGEARVNDDEGLEVGWFDPDTLPPDLEDFARHRIRLALADGPTWFAEAAATPGA
- a CDS encoding 2-dehydropantoate 2-reductase — its product is MKIAVFGAGSIGCHLGGMLAEVADVTLVGRPAAMDVLRSRGLLLTGGGRADRRVTPAEIRLATGPQAAAGADYVLVTVKSAATAQAARELAGHLAPGATLVSFQNGLRNPAVLSQGLPGRAVVTGMVPYNVVQAAPGVFHQGTAGVLMVDGGERSAPLVVAMAQAGLEIEQRDDMPDVQHAKLLMNLNNAINALSGLPLREQLGQRAYRACLALCQREALAAFRAANLAPARLSPVPPGLMPLVLRLPDWLFRRLAAATLRVDEQARSSMWDDLQRGRPTEIDTLQGEVTVLAARHGLRAPANARLAELVLEAEASKSGERRHWGGAELLAELTAVTGGAGG
- a CDS encoding PTS-dependent dihydroxyacetone kinase phosphotransferase subunit DhaM — protein: MTEGPLVGLVLVSHSAAVAESVAGMAVALAGVDTVAVEHAGGTADGGFGTDADRIAAAARAADRGAGVGLLVDLGSAVLTVKSLVEDEELPARARLLDAPFVEGAVAAVVTASTGADLDAVEAAAQEAYGYRKV